One Paenibacillus crassostreae DNA segment encodes these proteins:
- the rbsD gene encoding D-ribose pyranase: MKKQGILNSHISKILADLGHTDTIVIADVGLPIPAWVPKIDLALKLGVPSFQDVVDIIIEDMVIEKVIVAEELDTENQKTSQYINNQFNGILIEKLSHEQFKLLTHKAKVIIRTGEASPYANCILQAGVNFG; encoded by the coding sequence ATGAAGAAACAAGGAATTTTAAATAGTCATATTTCCAAGATTCTAGCTGACTTAGGTCATACCGATACTATTGTCATCGCAGATGTCGGCCTGCCGATTCCAGCATGGGTTCCTAAGATTGATCTAGCTCTGAAGTTGGGTGTCCCTAGCTTCCAAGACGTTGTGGATATCATTATAGAGGACATGGTCATTGAAAAGGTGATTGTAGCGGAAGAGTTAGATACTGAAAATCAAAAAACGTCACAATATATAAATAACCAATTTAACGGAATACTTATAGAGAAATTATCACACGAACAATTTAAGCTGTTAACACATAAGGCTAAAGTTATTATACGTACGGGTGAAGCTAGTCCTTATGCTAACTGTATTCTACAAGCTGGAGTCAATTTCGGATAA
- the rbsK gene encoding ribokinase, with protein sequence MAKICVIGSCSMDLVVSSSKRPTAGETVLGDKFTTVPGGKGANQAVAAARLGAEVTMIGCVGDDFYGKAIMDNFQLNHVLIDNVEPVTGVESGTAHIILAEGDNSIIVVKGANDHVTPAFVELALEAIRKSDMVLIQQEIPEETVSYVSDICHQFKIPMMLNPAPARPISESVIENATYLTPNEHECSVLFSGMSPSEALRKYPNKLFITEGSQGVRYYDGIQEVVVPAYKVNAIDTTGAGDTFNAAFAVGLAEGKSLQDSVRFGNRAASLSVTKFGAQGGMPIRAEVEGSL encoded by the coding sequence ATGGCTAAGATTTGTGTGATTGGAAGTTGTTCTATGGATTTGGTGGTGAGTTCGTCCAAGCGTCCTACTGCTGGCGAAACAGTTCTTGGAGATAAATTCACAACAGTGCCTGGAGGAAAGGGAGCCAATCAAGCTGTAGCGGCTGCTCGTTTAGGTGCTGAAGTTACGATGATTGGTTGCGTAGGTGATGATTTCTATGGAAAAGCAATCATGGATAACTTCCAATTGAATCATGTACTTATCGATAATGTGGAACCGGTTACAGGTGTGGAGAGTGGTACGGCTCATATTATTTTAGCTGAAGGTGATAATAGTATTATCGTCGTAAAAGGAGCAAATGATCATGTCACTCCTGCCTTTGTTGAATTGGCACTTGAAGCAATACGTAAAAGTGACATGGTATTGATTCAACAAGAGATCCCAGAAGAAACGGTATCCTATGTAAGTGATATTTGCCATCAATTTAAAATTCCAATGATGCTCAATCCAGCACCAGCACGTCCGATTAGCGAATCGGTCATTGAGAATGCTACGTATTTAACTCCCAACGAACATGAATGTTCGGTGCTATTCTCAGGCATGAGTCCATCAGAAGCTTTAAGAAAGTATCCGAATAAGCTTTTTATTACAGAGGGAAGTCAGGGTGTGCGCTATTACGATGGGATACAAGAAGTTGTTGTTCCTGCATATAAAGTGAATGCTATAGATACGACTGGAGCAGGGGATACTTTTAATGCTGCCTTTGCTGTAGGTCTCGCTGAAGGGAAATCATTGCAGGATAGTGTGAGGTTTGGTAACCGGGCGGCTTCGTTATCCGTTACCAAATTCGGTGCACAAGGTGGAATGCCCATACGAGCAGAAGTAGAAGGGAGCCTTTAG
- a CDS encoding LacI family DNA-binding transcriptional regulator: MVTIKDVARIAGVSVATVSRVLNESGYVNTDTRKKVEAAIKQINYTPNEVARSLFKRKSKLIGLLLPDITNPYFPLLARGVEDRMQENGYRLIFGNSDENEFKELDYIQTFVQNNVIGVISSTNFPDSDIYTKLQIPIVFLDRTSNERPSVYADGREGGRIAAKEIIARGSKRITIIQGPAHIKPAQDRFQGAVEVLEEMNMTYNVIQTSSFSYTGVEPWAKELFEKYINTDGVIASNDIVATAVLHEALRLGKSVPQDVQIIGFDDIPLSSLLSPSLSTIHQPTYDMGREAASLLIKLIEQDKVEDSIIQLPVRFVERETTRRNQEKG; encoded by the coding sequence ATGGTAACGATTAAGGATGTTGCGAGAATTGCTGGTGTATCCGTGGCTACCGTTTCAAGAGTCTTAAATGAATCGGGATATGTCAACACAGATACTCGTAAGAAAGTTGAAGCAGCCATCAAACAAATCAATTACACACCTAATGAAGTGGCCCGGTCATTATTTAAACGAAAATCAAAATTAATAGGCCTATTGTTGCCTGATATAACCAATCCCTATTTTCCATTGTTAGCACGAGGTGTAGAAGATCGGATGCAGGAGAATGGATATCGATTAATATTTGGGAATAGTGATGAGAATGAATTTAAAGAGCTAGATTACATTCAAACTTTTGTCCAAAACAACGTTATCGGTGTGATTTCATCAACAAACTTTCCAGATAGTGATATTTATACTAAATTGCAAATTCCAATCGTCTTTCTGGATCGTACTTCGAATGAACGACCTTCCGTCTATGCTGATGGCAGAGAAGGTGGACGTATTGCAGCAAAGGAAATTATTGCACGTGGTAGTAAGAGAATTACGATTATCCAAGGCCCGGCACATATCAAACCGGCTCAAGATCGTTTTCAAGGGGCTGTAGAAGTTCTTGAAGAAATGAATATGACATATAACGTGATTCAGACGTCCTCTTTCTCTTACACTGGAGTTGAACCATGGGCTAAGGAATTATTTGAAAAATATATAAATACGGACGGTGTCATTGCCAGTAACGATATCGTAGCAACAGCAGTTCTTCATGAAGCACTTCGTCTAGGCAAGTCTGTACCGCAAGATGTTCAAATTATTGGATTTGATGACATACCGTTAAGCAGCTTGTTATCGCCATCGTTATCCACTATACACCAACCCACTTATGACATGGGGCGCGAGGCTGCTAGTTTACTTATTAAGTTAATTGAGCAAGATAAAGTGGAAGATTCAATTATTCAGCTCCCCGTTAGATTCGTTGAACGGGAAACCACTAGAAGAAACCAAGAGAAAGGTTGA
- a CDS encoding 3'-5' exonuclease: protein MDYIILDIEFNGRKFASDLPMEVIEIGAVRLDSNLRHIDEFSALIKPVYFSKLNSFIKKKTGIPQEDIDQAAGFVKVIGDFTNWLNHSESFLLLTWGGEDLKRIIYDTRMHKLDDTYWMAANYFDLLKGYIRYKNVTNDVSVEGALQDLNIDPSGSAHRALDDARMTSEVFRAIFDKLSFEYTQQFKDVYSNAKERRLVKNAIRSMTLQKLPLTWENLHDRYLKEKVTLEDPRKLKELQQYFTTELTKEKQPVAAN from the coding sequence GTGGATTATATCATTTTAGATATAGAATTTAACGGACGGAAATTTGCTAGTGATTTACCTATGGAAGTTATCGAGATTGGAGCAGTACGACTAGACTCTAATTTACGACACATAGACGAATTCTCAGCATTAATCAAGCCAGTTTATTTCTCAAAACTCAATTCTTTTATAAAAAAGAAAACAGGAATCCCGCAAGAAGATATTGATCAAGCTGCTGGATTTGTAAAAGTTATAGGTGATTTCACAAATTGGTTAAACCATAGTGAATCTTTCCTTCTGCTTACTTGGGGAGGCGAAGATTTAAAACGAATTATATATGATACTCGTATGCACAAGCTTGATGATACTTACTGGATGGCTGCTAACTACTTCGATTTATTAAAGGGTTATATAAGATACAAGAATGTTACTAATGATGTGAGTGTTGAAGGTGCTCTACAAGATCTAAACATCGATCCTTCTGGTTCTGCGCATAGAGCATTAGATGATGCGAGAATGACCTCTGAAGTATTTCGCGCTATTTTCGATAAATTAAGCTTCGAATATACTCAACAGTTCAAGGATGTTTACTCTAATGCGAAAGAACGAAGATTGGTGAAGAATGCGATTCGTTCAATGACGCTTCAGAAGTTACCTCTTACTTGGGAGAATCTACATGATCGTTATCTTAAAGAAAAGGTCACTCTAGAAGATCCAAGAAAACTTAAAGAACTTCAACAATATTTCACCACGGAATTAACGAAAGAAAAGCAACCTGTTGCTGCTAATTAG
- a CDS encoding DinB family protein — protein sequence MQSMFRYNWMVREEWLRWCEDVPLEDLLCKRTGGVGGILHTLFHIIDVEWSWIRVLQGQSDFQENFADYQSIERVRMLQSTFRQEVEEFVNSWDGSLENQLFIDHLPDGTIVTDRWGEVVRHIIAHEIHHIGQLSIFAREIEKVPVSANFIGRGLFE from the coding sequence TTGCAATCGATGTTTCGCTATAATTGGATGGTGCGTGAGGAATGGCTTCGCTGGTGCGAAGATGTCCCTTTGGAAGATTTACTATGTAAGCGGACCGGTGGAGTTGGTGGAATATTGCATACATTGTTTCATATCATTGACGTAGAGTGGAGTTGGATTCGTGTACTTCAGGGGCAATCTGATTTCCAGGAGAATTTCGCGGATTATCAAAGTATAGAACGTGTACGTATGCTCCAGTCGACATTCCGTCAAGAAGTGGAAGAGTTCGTAAATTCTTGGGATGGAAGTTTGGAGAACCAACTTTTTATTGATCATCTACCCGATGGAACGATAGTGACAGACAGATGGGGAGAAGTAGTTCGGCATATCATTGCACATGAAATTCATCATATTGGACAATTATCCATATTTGCACGAGAAATAGAGAAGGTGCCTGTTTCTGCAAACTTTATCGGAAGAGGACTATTTGAGTAG